The following proteins are co-located in the Acropora palmata chromosome 11, jaAcrPala1.3, whole genome shotgun sequence genome:
- the LOC141896828 gene encoding BTB/POZ domain-containing protein 6-like, whose amino-acid sequence MATFQENWQTNCASISQRTKYIFNTALLSDVQFIVPGETEVKVIPAHKLVLAIGSPVFYSLFYGQMADTRSRDSIELPESKYDGLLELFRFIYTDQVELTESNVMNVLFVAKKYLVPTLAEKCAEFLRENLDASNVFIILPHAQKIKDKHLENRCWEMIYMHTEEALASDHFVATERSLVESVVKREKLNVKEIELFKAVNRWAEKKIEERGIDTDGNAKRGIIGDEIVKEIRFPLMSQKEFATFVIDSNILNMQEVSDMIKHYNQVLTSPLRYLQYPRIGALRRFCRFKDFNGMGSWGYNNGEPDSLILSVDRDISLHGVQHFGSEGCEYTVSVEIKDKNTNLSLVKKPGTYSCEKDLDHNYYGFDVFFDTPVILESGKRYEICSNIIGPSSWYGEKGETRVNSDGINFVFSVSDSPHNGNDVKTGQFPVFLFTRSG is encoded by the coding sequence ATGGCAACATTTCAGGAGAATTGGCAGACAAACTGTGCCTCTATCAGCCAAAGAACTAAGTATATTTTCAACACGGCGTTGTTGAGCGATGTACAGTTCATTGTTCCGGGCGAAACTGAAGTCAAAGTGATCCCAGCTCACAAGTTAGTTCTGGCAATAGGCAGCCCTGTGTTCTATTCCTTGTTCTATGGTCAAATGGCGGACACTAGATCTAGAGACTCTATTGAACTGCCTGAAAGTAAATATGATGGTCTTCTCGAGTTATTTCGCTTCATTTACACTGATCAAGTTGAACTAACAGAGAGTAATGTCATGAATGTGTTGTTCGTGGCGAAGAAATACTTGGTGCCCACACTCGCTGAGAAATGTGCTGAATTTCTGCGAGAAAACTTGGATGCCTCCAATGTGTTCATCATTCTTCCGCACGCTCAGAAGATTAAAGAcaaacatttggaaaatcgATGTTGGGAGATGATCTATATGCACACAGAGGAAGCTCTGGCCTCAGATCATTTTGTTGCCACCGAGCGATCGCTGGTGGAGTCAGTTGTGAAGAGAGAGAAGTTGAATGTCAAGGAAATTGAATTGTTTAAGGCTGTTAATCGCTGGGCGGAAAAAAAGATTGAGGAGCGAGGGATAGACACGGATGGTAATGCAAAGAGAGGAATTATTGGAGATGAGATTGTGAAAGAAATAAGATTTCCCTTGATGTCTCAAAAAGAATTTGCTACATTTGTTATTGACTCCAACATATTGAACATGCAAGAAGTTAGTGACATGATAAAGCACTACAACCAGGTCCTGACATCCCCTTTGCGGTATTTACAGTATCCAAGGATCGGGGCTTTAAGGCGATTCTGCAGATTCAAGGATTTCAATGGGATGGGCTCATGGGGGTACAATAATGGTGAACCGGATTCTCTCATCCTTAGTGTGGACAGGGACATTAGTCTTCATGGAGTTCAGCATTTTGGCTCTGAAGGGTGTGAGTATACAGTTTCCGTGGAAATTAAAGACAAAAACACTAACCTATCTCTGGTGAAAAAGCCTGGAACATACTCTTGTGAAAAAGACTTGGATCATAACTATTATGgctttgatgttttttttgaCACTCCTGTGATCCTAGAGTCAGGGAAGAGATATGAAATTTGTTCAAATATCATTGGCCCATCATCATGGTACGGTGAAAAAGGGGAAACACGTGTCAATTCTGATGGGATAAATTTTGTGTTCAGTGTGTCAGATTCTCCACATAATGGCAATGATGTGAAAACTGGACAGTTTCCTGTCTTCCTCTTTACTCGTTCTGGTTAA